From Brachionichthys hirsutus isolate HB-005 chromosome 2, CSIRO-AGI_Bhir_v1, whole genome shotgun sequence, one genomic window encodes:
- the LOC137908673 gene encoding 5-hydroxytryptamine receptor 1D-like — MNQIGGPLHRLLTIKAFGGLQRTRSLQTCNNALLVSLAANDLLNCSVYTPLLLFSFLHYGMDSQVSMPVCSVQQFTYALCSCVQLLTLVGISVERFQAIAFPFQSERRKARVCYWILFIWACGIILAVISLTLPKATLFYMLCRLHADKFTNEHLTYWDPFGPYILVPVWGLSLAVIIVHYARILRVVRQHHKKVLHLGVQLQPAVSALDFVRAHVPVEQPTAADRVETLPRVGSSSPLTTRHTALLDKAGVPHTSSSPGGESGQPPEIVGAVCLLTPEVRQRGKAQMEGRLAQRFGYIMIAFTLLWLPMVVILLMSIISWETDKLLMKLETSAMVLTCVQAAVDPVIYTLVTRQFRSELRKIVASIPGCSLKLKG, encoded by the exons ATGAATCAAATTGGAGGCCCACTTCACCGCCTGTTGACCATCAAGGCTTTTGGGGGGCTGCAAAG GACCAGGAGCTTGCAGACCTGCAATAATGCCTTGCTGGTCAGCCTGGCCGCCAATGACCTCTTGAACTGCTCGGTGTACACGCCGTTGCTGCTATTTTCCTTTCTGCATTATGGGATGGACAGCCAGGTTTCAATGCCCGTGTGCTCCGTGCAGCAGTTCACCTATGCCCTGTGCAGCTGCGTCCAGCTGCTCACGCTGGTCGGCATCAGTGTGGAGCGCTTTCAAGCCATCGCCTTCCCCTTTCAGAGCGAGAGGAGGAAAGCAAGGGTTTGTTACTGGATCCTGTTCATCTGGGCGTGCGGCATCATATTGGCTGTAATCTCTCTGACTCTTCCCAAAGCGACGCTCTTTTATATGCTCTGCCGCCTGCACGCAGATAAGTTTACCAATGAGCATCTCACCTATTGGGATCCATTTGGGCCCTACATCCTGGTACCAGTGTGGGGTCTTTCTCTGGCTGTTATCATTGTCCACTATGCACGGATACTCAGAGTTGTAAGGCAGCACCATAAGAAAGTGCTCCATCTGGGAGTCCAGCTTCAGCCAGCGGTGTCGGCCTTGGACTTTGTAAGAGCTCACGTGCCTGTGGAGCAGCCGACTGCAGCAGACCGCGTGGAGACCCTGCCCCGTGTTGGCTCCAGCAGCCCACTGACCACCCGCCACACAGCGCTCTTGGACAAAGCCGGTGTTCCCCATACGAGCTCGTCCCCAGGAGGCGAGTCAGGGCAGCCTCCCGAGATCGTGGGCGCAGTGTGTCTTCTGACACCTGAGGTCAGACAGAGGGGGAAGGCGCAGATGGAGGGCAGACTGGCCCAGCGTTTTGGGTACATAATGATCGCATTCACGCTGTTGTGGCTGCCAATGGTGGTTATTTTGCTCATGAGCATCATCTCGTGGGAGACGGATAAA TTGCTGATGAAGCTCGAGACATCGGCGATGGTGCTGACGTGTGTGCAGGCTGCTGTGGATCCTGTCATCTACACGTTAGTCACCAGACAGTTTCGCTCTGAACTCAGGAAGATAGTTGCTTCCATCCCAGGATGCTCCCTAAAATTGAAGGGCTGA
- the ddx20 gene encoding probable ATP-dependent RNA helicase DDX20, with product MAASVKKAAHDIQTRSRTDDVLLSDGIDFNSLLLSQAVLDGLSASGFQKPSPIQLKAIPLGRCGLDLIVQAKSGTGKTCVFCTVALDSLVLENPATQVLILAPTREIAVQIHSVVMAIGCAMEGLECHVFIGGRPVSQDKAHLKMCHVAVGSPGRIKQLIELGMLSTASIRLFVLDEADKLMEEGSFQEQINWIFSSLPVNKQMLALSATYPESLARHLTRYMREPTFVRLNPGDMGLKGLKQYYKLVQSHPLAHKVFEQKVMHLLELFSKIPFNQALVFSNLHTRAQHLADILSSKGLPAVCISGGLSQDQRLEAMSKLKQYQCRVLVSTDLTSRGIDADKVNLVINLDVPQDWETYMHRIGRAGRFGTKGLAVTYCCHGEEENKMMAIAQKCSLSLSLLPSVIEAGFMDEPCDWDVCTEAAPPGHLSQVSSKMEKKKKIRAKTIRDQTPEHSCRSNPVNTWEEPAEENPRKVSPVKESFSQSPPQTVPTRKELQDALPKIPALNSFKMCRSRFVAFEEAERDFQTFITTGLGRTVEVIREFRGQEDGGLHEESSGHKESVMLHDDAAQSLIRNGKRWRSDLTYPRSISESSNSQSDKDDGESRVFGNPQKEAEQESDVPKPKADITKPKPCTSSTPQIYPQTTRALSQPVRYQSVPVDKSNRQPNPTAFSAQSSRNKSRKAQEEPGKWHEKISEEVKMARTRDKEEHDEEEQSDEEEWSAESYWRASYRAWNDYYACMSPPEQGYRSYYSVAQNWMAVYRMNAVYVEELLKS from the exons ATGGCTGCCTCCGTGAAGAAAGCTGCCCACGATATACAGACGCGGAGTCGGACTGACGACGTCCTTCTCTCGGACGGGATCGACTTTAACTCCCTGCTGCTGTCTCAGGCTGTGCTGGACGGACTGTCCGCATCGGGCTTTCAGAAACCTTCCCCGATCCAGCTCAAGGCGATCCCGCTGGGCCGCTGCGGGCTGG ATTTGATTGTACAGGCAAAGTCTGGCACAGGGAAGACATGTGTGTTCTGCACCGTTGCCCTGGACTCTCTGGTTCTGGAGAATCCTGCAACGCAG GTCCTCATCCTGGCTCCTACACGGGAGATAGCGGTGCAAATCCACTCGGTAGTCATGGCTATAGGTTGTGCCATGGAGGGCCTTGAGTGCCATGTTTTCATCGGGGGCAGGCCTGTTAGTCAGGACAAAGCTCATCTAAAGATGTGCCATGTAGCTGTGGGTTCACCTG GCCGTATCAAGCAGCTCATTGAGCTGGGCATGCTGTCCACAGCCAGCATCAGGCTGTTTGTTCTGGATGAGGCAGACAAGCTGATGGAGGAGGGCAGCTTCCAGGAACAGATCAA CTGGattttttcctctctgcctgtCAACAAACAAATGCTTGCACTCTCCGCCACATACCCAGAATCCCTTGCTCGACACCTTACCCGCTACATGAGAGAGCCTACGTTTGTCAGACTCAATCCCGGTGACATGGGCCTTAAAG GTCTGAAGCAATATTACAAGCTGGTGCAGTCCCATCCTTTAGCGCACAAAGTATTTGAACAGAAGGTGATGCACTTGCTGGAGCTTTTCAGTAAAATCCCATTCAACCAGGCCTTGGTGTTCTCCAACCTACACACAAG AGCTCAGCATCTGGCAGACATCCTGTCCTCTAAAGGCTTACCTGCTGTGTGTATCTCAG GTGGTCTGAGTCAGGACCAAAGACTGGAGGCAATGTCCAAACTGAAGCAGTACCAATGCAGGGTGCTCGTCTCCACTGACCTG ACGTCCAGAGGAATTGATGCAGACAAAGTAAACCTGGTGATAAACCTGGACGTGCCGCAGGACTGGGAGACGTATATGCATCGGATTGGAAGGGCTGGTCGCTTTG GCACTAAGGGGCTGGCTGTTACTTACTGCTGCCATGGTGAGGAGGAGAACAAGATGATGGCCATCGCTCAAAAGTGCAGCCTGAGCTTGTCCTTATTGCCCT CCGTCATAGAAGCGGGGTTCATGGATGAACCGTGTGACTGGGATGTGTGCACGGAAGCAGCCCCTCCAGGCCACTTATCCCAGGTCTCTTCCaagatggagaagaagaagaagatccgTGCCAAGACAATCAGGGATCAAACTCCAGAGCACAGCTGTCGAAGTAACCCAGTTAACACTTGGGAAGAACCTGCAGAAGAAAATCCTAGAAAAGTTTCTCCCGTAAAGGAATCTTTCTCACAGAGCCCTCCCCAGACGGTGCCGACTCGAAAAGAGCTGCAAGATGCTCTACCAAAGATCCCTGCTCTGAACTCGTTCAAGATGTGCAGGTCCAGGTTTGTGGCCTTTGAGGAGGCAGAGCGTGACTTCCAGACCTTTATTACCACAGGGTTGGGGAGAACAGTGGAGGTCATCAGGGAGTTtagaggacaggaggacggagGCCTCCACGAGGAGAGCAGTGGACATAAAGAGTCTGTGATGCTGCATGACGATGCAGCGCAAAGCTTAATAAGAAATGGAAAACGGTGGCGATCTGACTTGACATATCCGAGGTCCATTTCTGAGTCTTCAAACTCACAATCTGACAAGGACGATGGTGAAAGCAGAGTATTTGGTAACCCTCAGAAAGAGGCTGAACAAGAATCCGACGTGCCAAAACCAAAGGCAGACATCACCAAACCCAAACCATGTACTTCCTCCACGCCTCAAATATATCCCCAGACGACTAGAGCTTTGTCTCAGCCTGTGAGATATCAATCGGTACCGGTTGATAAATCGAACAGGCAACCTAATCCGACGGCATTTtctgcacagagcagcagaaacaaatcaAGAAAGGCTCAGGAAGAGCCTGGAAAATGGCACGAGAAGATTTCTGAAGAGGTGAAAATGGCGAGGACTAGGGACAAAGAAGAGCATGACGAAGAGGaacagagtgatgaagaggagtggAGTGCTGAATCTTACTGGAGAGCCAGCTACAGAGCCTGGAACGATTACTATGCCTGCATGTCTCCTCCAGAGCAAGGTTACCGGAGCTACTACAGTGTAGCCCAGAACTGGATGGCAGTCTATCGAATGAACGCCGTCTACGTGGAAGAACTCCTGAAATCCTGA